The nucleotide window GTCTACCTTCTTCATGAGGCTGCCGTCCACAAAGGGACCTTTTTTAAGAGATCTGGGCATGTCCGGCTCCTCTTACTTCTGACCGCGGCTCTTGATGATGAGGCGGCCGGAAGGCTTCTTCTTTGCGCGGGTCTTGTAGCCCTTGGTAGGAATACCCCAGGGAGTCACAGGATGACGACCACCGGAGCTGCGACCTTCACCACCACCCAGAGGATGGTCGACAGGGTTCATCGCGACGCCGCGGACCTTGGGACGACGGCTCAGCCAACGGTTGCGGCCGGCCTTGCCAAGGCTGATGTTTTCATGCTGCACATTGCCGACCTGACCCACCGTGGCGATGCAGGAAGCGAGCACCTTGCGCACTTCGCCGGAAGGCAGGCGCAGGATGACGTACTTGCCGTCCTTGCCCACGAGCTGGGCGTAGGTGCCGGCGGCGCGGCACATCTGGCCGCCGCGGCCGGGATGCATCTCGATGTTGTGCACGTTGGTGCCCACGGGGATGCGGCCCAGGGTGAGGGCGTTGCCGGGCTTGATGTCGGCCTTGTCGCCGGCTTCGATCACGTCGCCCTGCTGAATGCCCACGGGAGCGAGGATGTAGCGCTTTTCACCGTCGGCATAGTTCAGAAGAGCGATGCGGGCGGTACGGTTGGGATCGTATTCGATTTCGGCGACGCGGGCGGAGATGCCCATCTTGTCGCGCTTGAAGTCGATGATGCGATACAGGCGCTTATGACCGCCGCCACGGCGACGGCTGGTAACGCGGCCGTTGTTGTTGCGGCCGCTCTTCTTGGTAAGACCTTCGGTGAGGGACTTTTCCGGCGTGGATCTGGTGATCTCAGCGAAGTCGGACACAGTCTGGAAACGACGTCCAGCCGAGGTCGGTTTCATCTTCAGAACAGCCATTGACTAGACTCCCTCGAAGAAAT belongs to Mailhella massiliensis and includes:
- the rplB gene encoding 50S ribosomal protein L2: MAVLKMKPTSAGRRFQTVSDFAEITRSTPEKSLTEGLTKKSGRNNNGRVTSRRRGGGHKRLYRIIDFKRDKMGISARVAEIEYDPNRTARIALLNYADGEKRYILAPVGIQQGDVIEAGDKADIKPGNALTLGRIPVGTNVHNIEMHPGRGGQMCRAAGTYAQLVGKDGKYVILRLPSGEVRKVLASCIATVGQVGNVQHENISLGKAGRNRWLSRRPKVRGVAMNPVDHPLGGGEGRSSGGRHPVTPWGIPTKGYKTRAKKKPSGRLIIKSRGQK